In Sphingobacterium thalpophilum, a genomic segment contains:
- the mobA gene encoding conjugal transfer protein MobA gives MEEKNRKQIRKTGRKPKIDPAVNRYSINLNAEDNAKFLALFDQSEMKVIAHFITACIFQKTVKTVKIDMDAIEYHEKLTRFFSQFRAIGTNYNQIVKILYRNFSEKKAGTYLFKLEKETIELVQVTKEVICLTQEFEANYLKKE, from the coding sequence ATGGAAGAGAAAAACAGAAAACAGATTAGGAAAACAGGAAGAAAACCAAAGATTGACCCTGCGGTCAATCGGTATTCCATCAACCTGAATGCAGAGGACAATGCCAAATTTCTTGCCCTCTTTGACCAATCAGAGATGAAAGTAATCGCTCATTTTATTACAGCCTGCATCTTTCAAAAGACGGTAAAGACCGTCAAAATTGATATGGATGCAATAGAATATCACGAAAAGTTGACACGTTTTTTTAGCCAATTCCGAGCAATCGGAACAAATTATAATCAGATTGTGAAGATATTGTACCGCAATTTTTCGGAGAAAAAAGCAGGAACATACCTGTTTAAATTGGAAAAAGAAACTATAGAATTGGTACAAGTTACTAAAGAAGTCATCTGTTTGACACAGGAATTTGAAGCAAATTATCTAAAAAAAGAATAA
- a CDS encoding DUF3408 domain-containing protein: MIHEENKNQQPENEDFSIENFITDENKQSFTEQQAVTHREDFVKPKVDEEAIMRVMAGEEPSETETENTKTPASNTRRMIYKPKKLTKEDYCGRFFKIPTTTASRGKSVYVRQEHHETFNRLTNIMGIDKLTIYAYLDNIIEYHFQEFGELISEIYNEKHKPLF; this comes from the coding sequence ATGATACACGAAGAAAACAAAAATCAGCAACCCGAAAATGAGGATTTCTCTATTGAAAATTTCATAACTGATGAAAATAAACAATCTTTCACGGAACAACAGGCAGTAACACATCGGGAAGATTTTGTCAAACCCAAAGTAGATGAGGAAGCTATTATGCGTGTAATGGCAGGCGAAGAACCTTCGGAAACTGAAACGGAAAACACAAAAACACCTGCGAGTAATACAAGAAGGATGATTTACAAGCCAAAGAAGCTGACCAAAGAGGACTATTGCGGACGGTTCTTCAAAATTCCCACGACAACGGCAAGCAGGGGGAAATCAGTGTATGTACGGCAGGAACACCACGAAACATTTAACAGACTTACAAACATTATGGGCATCGACAAACTGACGATTTATGCGTATCTCGACAACATTATCGAATACCATTTTCAAGAATTTGGGGAATTGATTAGCGAAATATATAATGAGAAACACAAACCGTTGTTTTGA